A genome region from Dreissena polymorpha isolate Duluth1 chromosome 16, UMN_Dpol_1.0, whole genome shotgun sequence includes the following:
- the LOC127863000 gene encoding tRNA 2-selenouridine synthase-like, whose product MAAKWEQFCRLKAFVRHYHRKKPSIQSFPEIISNYKHEQITDIIDVRTPNEFHEDHIPGAVNIPVLSNEERVIVGTVYSKSAFEARKLGASLISKNISEHLKNYFYQRSQDYSPLVYCWRGGQRSYSLGLVLAQIGFQIYMLDGGYKHYRETVREDLKSLPYKFQYRIISGLTGSGKTHILHALGAQGHQILDLEGLARHKGSVLGLWHGETQPSQKFFETQICDRLQNFVTDRPVWLESESVRIGNVFIPPDLFQSLKESPRFCVCLPLAERVKHIIKDYPNWIENKEQLKEILGKLIGRQSKEVVNSWIEMISRNQWEEFVERMLLEHYDPTYSLSQKKNNVSQHDVVHINVVNLNEDTVFNVASKLAELGSMNVSSVHMAA is encoded by the exons ATGGCAGCGAAATGGGAACAATTCTGCAGGCTAAAGGCTTTTGTTCGACATTACCATAGAAAGAAGCCTTCTATTCAGAGTTTCCCAGAAATAATTTCTAATTATAAACATGAACAGATTACTGACATCATAGATGTGAGGACACCAaatgagtttcatgaagatcatatCCCTGGTGCTGTTAACATACCAGTGTTAAGCAATGAAGAGAGAGTCATTGTTGGTACTGTTTACAGTAAAAGCGCTTTCGAAGCTAGAAAACTTGGTGCATCTTTGATATCGAAAAACATCTCGGAACATTTGAAGAACTACTTTTACCAACGGTCACAGGATTACTCTCCCCTTGTTTATTGTTGGCGTGGAGGTCAGCGGTCCTACAGTCTCGGTCTCGTGTTAGCTCAGATCGGGTTTCAAATATATATGCTGGATGGGGGTTACAAGCACTACCGAGAGACCGTCAGGGAAGATTTGAAGTCACTACCCTACAAATTTCAATACAGAATTATTTCAG GTTTGACCGGAAGTGGTAAAACCCACATCCTCCATGCCCTTGGGGCTCAAGGTCACCAGATACTTGACCTTGAGGGCCTGGCCAGGCACAAGGGGTCAGTGTTGGGACTGTGGCATGGGGAAACCCAGCCCTCACAGAAGTTCTTTGAGACCCAAATCTGTGATCGTTTGCAGAACTTTGTGACTGATAGGCCTGTCTGGCTGGAGTCAGAGAGTGTGAGAATTGGCAATGTGTTTATACCACCGGATTTGTTTCAGAGTCTCAAAGAATCGCCAAGGTTTTGTGTATGTTTGCCCTTGGCTGAGAGAGTGAAACATATCATTAAAGATTACCCAAACTGGATTGAAAATAAAGAACAACTTAAAGAGATTCTAGGTAAATTGATTGGAAGGCAAAGTAAAGAAGTTGTCAACAGCTGGATAGAAATGATTAGCAGAAATCAGTGGGAAGAATTTGTGGAGAGGATGCTATTGGAACACTATGACCCGACGTACAGTCTCTCTCAGAAGAAGAATAATGTCTCTCAGCATGATGTGGTGCacataaatgttgtaaatttgAATGAAGATACTGTATTTAATGTTGCCAGTAAGCTGGCAGAACTTGGAAGTATGAATGTTAGTTCTGTGCATATGGCTGCCTAG
- the LOC127862691 gene encoding uncharacterized protein LOC127862691 isoform X2, whose amino-acid sequence MRICNDNGAKFSCDRFRHALLRDLRKMDVQQLYLHLGSNDILTNEAVFYRDVADLCDLVHQEAHNRCPECRVVCSNKDALLSHFCSRHIKQPETGKESKIKLIGSPMIASANHELNEVSSRKWKACLENRRFHYEGTYKHFPPTMWIKMFGLMILGRMCGQGGLHYIMMQLCIQQHVNLSQRMLMLLNLLNDVEKNPGPEYSCKWISCKEDFHSIGQQDAHIISHVVQEKCCRWGDCTKVLSFNSLEIHALKHLYDVSLALCMNWCCYIFCISLSQSSLVLMVKYILSASFFPPILPFIVCLLQEF is encoded by the exons atgagaatatgtaatgacaatg gtgccaaattttcttgtgatcgttttcgccatgcattgttgagagacttgcggaagatggatgttcaacagctgtatcttcatctaggctcaaatgacattcttacgaatgaagcggtgttttaccg agatgtagctgacttgtgcgatttggtgcatcag gaggcgcacaatcggtgtccagaatgcagggttgtttgctccaacaaagacgctttgctgagccacttctgcagtcgccacatcaagcaaccagagactggaaaagagagtaaaattaagctgataggctcgccaatg attgcatctgctaatcatgaactcaacgaagtcagctcaaggaagtggaaggcatgcttggaaaatagacgtttccattatgaag gaacatacaaacatttcccacccaccatgtggatcaagatgtttgggctgatgattctgggtcgtatgtgtggacaaggtggtcttcattacatcatgatgcagctgtgtattcaacaacatgttaacctgtcccagcggatgttgatgctcttaaatctcttaaatgatgttgagaaaaatccaggaccg gagtattcgtgcaaatggatatcctgcaaggaagacttccactccataggacagcaagatgcacatatcatctctcatgtggttcaagagaaatgctgtagatggggagactgtaccaaagtcctgagctttaatagtcttgaaatccatgctcttaaacatctctatgatgtgagtttagcactgtgtatgaactggtgttgctacattttctgcatatctttatctcagtcttctctagttttgatggtcaaatacatattgtctgccagtttttttcccccaatactgccgttcatcgtttgcttgcttcaagagttttaa
- the LOC127862691 gene encoding uncharacterized protein LOC127862691 isoform X1, whose product MYICDLFSQTFTNSVFKGAKFSCDRFRHALLRDLRKMDVQQLYLHLGSNDILTNEAVFYRDVADLCDLVHQEAHNRCPECRVVCSNKDALLSHFCSRHIKQPETGKESKIKLIGSPMIASANHELNEVSSRKWKACLENRRFHYEGTYKHFPPTMWIKMFGLMILGRMCGQGGLHYIMMQLCIQQHVNLSQRMLMLLNLLNDVEKNPGPEYSCKWISCKEDFHSIGQQDAHIISHVVQEKCCRWGDCTKVLSFNSLEIHALKHLYDVSLALCMNWCCYIFCISLSQSSLVLMVKYILSASFFPPILPFIVCLLQEF is encoded by the exons atgtatatttgtgatttattttcacAGACATTCAccaactctgttttcaaaggtgccaaattttcttgtgatcgttttcgccatgcattgttgagagacttgcggaagatggatgttcaacagctgtatcttcatctaggctcaaatgacattcttacgaatgaagcggtgttttaccg agatgtagctgacttgtgcgatttggtgcatcag gaggcgcacaatcggtgtccagaatgcagggttgtttgctccaacaaagacgctttgctgagccacttctgcagtcgccacatcaagcaaccagagactggaaaagagagtaaaattaagctgataggctcgccaatg attgcatctgctaatcatgaactcaacgaagtcagctcaaggaagtggaaggcatgcttggaaaatagacgtttccattatgaag gaacatacaaacatttcccacccaccatgtggatcaagatgtttgggctgatgattctgggtcgtatgtgtggacaaggtggtcttcattacatcatgatgcagctgtgtattcaacaacatgttaacctgtcccagcggatgttgatgctcttaaatctcttaaatgatgttgagaaaaatccaggaccg gagtattcgtgcaaatggatatcctgcaaggaagacttccactccataggacagcaagatgcacatatcatctctcatgtggttcaagagaaatgctgtagatggggagactgtaccaaagtcctgagctttaatagtcttgaaatccatgctcttaaacatctctatgatgtgagtttagcactgtgtatgaactggtgttgctacattttctgcatatctttatctcagtcttctctagttttgatggtcaaatacatattgtctgccagtttttttcccccaatactgccgttcatcgtttgcttgcttcaagagttttaa
- the LOC127862691 gene encoding uncharacterized protein LOC127862691 isoform X4: MYICDLFSQTFTNSVFKGAKFSCDRFRHALLRDLRKMDVQQLYLHLGSNDILTNEAVFYRDVADLCDLVHQEAHNRCPECRVVCSNKDALLSHFCSRHIKQPETGKESKIKLIGSPMIASANHELNEVSSRKWKACLENRRFHYEGTYKHFPPTMWIKMFGLMILGRMCGQGGLHYIMMQLCIQQHVNLSQRMLMLLNLLNDVEKNPGPISY, encoded by the exons atgtatatttgtgatttattttcacAGACATTCAccaactctgttttcaaaggtgccaaattttcttgtgatcgttttcgccatgcattgttgagagacttgcggaagatggatgttcaacagctgtatcttcatctaggctcaaatgacattcttacgaatgaagcggtgttttaccg agatgtagctgacttgtgcgatttggtgcatcag gaggcgcacaatcggtgtccagaatgcagggttgtttgctccaacaaagacgctttgctgagccacttctgcagtcgccacatcaagcaaccagagactggaaaagagagtaaaattaagctgataggctcgccaatg attgcatctgctaatcatgaactcaacgaagtcagctcaaggaagtggaaggcatgcttggaaaatagacgtttccattatgaag gaacatacaaacatttcccacccaccatgtggatcaagatgtttgggctgatgattctgggtcgtatgtgtggacaaggtggtcttcattacatcatgatgcagctgtgtattcaacaacatgttaacctgtcccagcggatgttgatgctcttaaatctcttaaatgatgttgagaaaaatccaggaccg attagttattaa
- the LOC127862691 gene encoding uncharacterized protein LOC127862691 isoform X3: MDVQQLYLHLGSNDILTNEAVFYRDVADLCDLVHQEAHNRCPECRVVCSNKDALLSHFCSRHIKQPETGKESKIKLIGSPMIASANHELNEVSSRKWKACLENRRFHYEGTYKHFPPTMWIKMFGLMILGRMCGQGGLHYIMMQLCIQQHVNLSQRMLMLLNLLNDVEKNPGPEYSCKWISCKEDFHSIGQQDAHIISHVVQEKCCRWGDCTKVLSFNSLEIHALKHLYDVSLALCMNWCCYIFCISLSQSSLVLMVKYILSASFFPPILPFIVCLLQEF; the protein is encoded by the exons atggatgttcaacagctgtatcttcatctaggctcaaatgacattcttacgaatgaagcggtgttttaccg agatgtagctgacttgtgcgatttggtgcatcag gaggcgcacaatcggtgtccagaatgcagggttgtttgctccaacaaagacgctttgctgagccacttctgcagtcgccacatcaagcaaccagagactggaaaagagagtaaaattaagctgataggctcgccaatg attgcatctgctaatcatgaactcaacgaagtcagctcaaggaagtggaaggcatgcttggaaaatagacgtttccattatgaag gaacatacaaacatttcccacccaccatgtggatcaagatgtttgggctgatgattctgggtcgtatgtgtggacaaggtggtcttcattacatcatgatgcagctgtgtattcaacaacatgttaacctgtcccagcggatgttgatgctcttaaatctcttaaatgatgttgagaaaaatccaggaccg gagtattcgtgcaaatggatatcctgcaaggaagacttccactccataggacagcaagatgcacatatcatctctcatgtggttcaagagaaatgctgtagatggggagactgtaccaaagtcctgagctttaatagtcttgaaatccatgctcttaaacatctctatgatgtgagtttagcactgtgtatgaactggtgttgctacattttctgcatatctttatctcagtcttctctagttttgatggtcaaatacatattgtctgccagtttttttcccccaatactgccgttcatcgtttgcttgcttcaagagttttaa
- the LOC127862963 gene encoding uncharacterized protein LOC127862963 translates to MKFILVGILVVFVAFAAVASAKDDILSEQELREAVERAKEKPSNDESEDCETLCSELAKREDDSFDNEIFRECVDNVCEDHENGRSETARKRGWFRRVVRKIG, encoded by the exons ATGAAATTCATTTTAGTCGGAATTCTTGTGGTCTTTGTGGCCTTCGCTGCTGTAGCTTCTGCTAAAGATG ACATACTTTCGGAGCAAGAACTTCGCGAGGCGGTTGAACGTGCGAAAGAAAAG CCGAGCAACGATGAGAGCGAGGACTGTGAGACACTATGCTCTGAACTTGCTAAGAGAGAAGACGATTCTTTTGACAACGAAATTTTCCGGGAATGCGTAGACAATGTTTGCGAGGATCATGA GAACGGCCGATCAGAAACAGCACGCAAGCGAGGATGGTTTAGAAGAGTCGTGCGAAAGATTGGATAG